The Culex pipiens pallens isolate TS chromosome 2, TS_CPP_V2, whole genome shotgun sequence DNA window cgtagcacagtgtttctcaaccggtgaggaattcccccctgggggggaatgAGGATGTATCATAAATCGAATTTATTTAAACATGTATTGCTTTCTttgtaaatttcatgtttacAAATAAGTTTCAacgttattcaaaatatttttgtacattttcacAGTTTCTAACAAGTTTTACTTGAGTTTacggcatttttcaaaaatttataaataagttttattttttcaagcgaTCACTTTCACTTCAGGATGTTATAACATGGTTTAGGTAATGCATGAGTGGTTCTTGAAATACTAAAACAGATTTGCTTTAAATAATtctcgatattttcaattccAAAAAGAACACCAGATGTTATTTGGGGTTTTGAGAGAGATTTGTcaaatgaaattgttttatttcttattGAATTGAACGTTGAGATTTTTTGTAAGGTTTTGATGAATACTGTAATGAATATCAAAAGTTAcaagaaataattgttttagAAAAGAATGTTTCAACTttaatgtttctttttgttaaattttcatggcATGAAACATTATCAGTGCAAcaaaaagattattaaaaataaataattcatttgtttatgaaattatgTAATACTTTAGAGTATTTCTCATGTATTACATGATTTGTTTATTCTCagtaagaaaatttgatttgtttgattaaattttgatattcatgCATTGATACCAACAAGCTTAACATCATTGGAGgaggtaggggggggggggaatgaggCTCTTAAAAATtagtcaaggggggaatggaacgaaaaaggttgagaaacactgccgTAGCAAAtaccgaaaaatcagggggcaaaaataatattttttggaaaaacttaaaaatttaatggaaataTAAGTctgatcaactgaaatcaatttgaaatacaaTTTCCTGCTCaattgggctcgtttaaaaatctttagatttttttgtgaaatttttatgtaatttttttttgcgaaaaatgttttctttggtGAAGCTGTAGCTGTAGAACGTTAAAtgtgaagaaaatcagttcattCAAAAACGTCTCGGATAGCTTTGCACTTTTCGACAAAATTGTAGATCGTTAAATTTCTTATTAGAATCACACTCTTGATAAAAATTCCATCATTATAACCTTCCGGGCAAAAATcggaaatttggcttttttcttaattttttctcTTAAGTTGAAACCGACGGGATTTAAACCCAGCACTCACAGATATGACTGGCACCTTAGCCAGCTCATCTATACTCCGATAAAGTGTGGAAATGATAAACTTCCATGTGAGCTTAGCATTTCAATCAAGCAGGTTTCCCATAcagatgggctacatatttcttggtgtaatattacataaaatttcataaaatatttcaaaatttatgttaaacgtggctgttttttgcaaattttatttcatttatccACCCCTTaaaaattttgccgaaaaacaaaaaaccagtttttttgtgattctcaTTTTTAGCAccacttaaattaatttatttcgttttttttacaacCATTGTTCATCTACGAATGTCATTTTTAGACGTGTGGCATTACATCTGCAAGTGTAGTAGAGAAATCGATGTTCCCACGAATAACCTTagtgatgattttttcagtttccttttaccgatttttcgtgcgcgagagaggggAGTCAAGTTCCCTTCCGATTTTTCTATGGAtgagcgtcaaaagattttattttgatgatgattcttccatcgctggctgttataaatatttttcaaagtttttgaccCCTTCAAAAGCGTCCCTAAAATCAGGGCGTGATTTTCGTAGAAagaatttttttcgaagaaaatatttttcgttgaaacttagattttttgaaaacaaatgattgcaaacaAATTGTACTAGTTTGTaatgcatttttcttttttgtatcGACCGATTGCCGATTGTTAACTTTTTCGGATACATTGATTAACGTTTATTTaggtatttttaatcaaacagaGTACTTTTAGGCCATTTACAAATTTTCTATTTAGGGACCACTCATCAAAAATAGACACAACACTCAAGAAATAACCAAATTTTATGAATAAGTTGTAATAACGAACTAGGGGGCAATTACCACCACTAgttcattaattaaaaattaaataaaaaccagAACTTGAGACTCTTGGAGATGAGAGAGAGATGTAAAAATCTGCAACTGCTCACATTTGACGTGGGGAAGGAGAATTGTACCTACCCTTTCACAATCCTGGTTCGATTCAGCAAATCGCTCTGTCCTGGCAAAAAGAATCACAAATATCGTCGCTTTGGTTTatggaaaaatcaagtttattGCGTTTTAAGTTGTCCTGATTTATTGTTTTTCGTCGTTTTAAAACTAACCtaaccatgtgtgtgtgtgtgttcgtgtgtTCTAGTGTATCCCGCGGTGGTCGAGTCAAGTCGGAGGATCTTCCTCCGGCCAGGCCTGGCGCAGCAACggttttggtgtctttggtttTGTGTCTTTGTCTTGGATAAAAACCTGTACGTTTAAGTTTTGGTTTAGTACTTGTGCTTTGTGTAACTGTGGTAACAATGAACTCACCGGATGGCCTCCGCCATTGCGCTCTAACAGATTCTCGGGTTGGCGCGCTCTGCCAACTTGGAGGTTCTGTGAAGGGAGTtcatttctaatcactttttctagctttaacgttttgttttaatatttaccaCAATCTTGTTACCTCCTTGCACCACCAACCAAACGACCACTTTTAGCGAAGAGCGCGGTCCTTGACGGTTAGTTTGGATGGTGCGGGTTGGGACCAACTCCCTGACactacaattaacaattaagacACTAATTAGACACGACTCAAAAATACAAGAACTAAATTTACCATTTCGCCGGCTACAGGAATGCTGGGTACAAATAACAGATATTCACAGCACTTTAAATTACAAAACGTTCACAATTTCTTCGTTTGACCAGAGTATGTGTAACGGACTCTGGTCGGTAGCGGCAAATGAGGACGATTCAAAATGACGAAGTcccttttattaattttaagtctTTGTTCTTGCGTATTTCGAAAATTGCTCAAAGAGATGTGAGtcgtgctaaccgttttaggaaTAGGGATACCATGTTTTGTATGTTGTTTAAGTGTAATGGTTGATTACAATATCCTAACTTGTCCCTACGGTTCAGTTTGACAGGATTATGCGAAGCATTGTGACCAGAGATTGTACTACGTACAAGCGATAGGTTACAAAGtcattttgaatttgttgacaGTAGCATTTCCGTTACAATGTAcaaagcatttgttttgaaaaaaataaatttggcttgattttttttgcctctttctcaattttaatcAAAGCCTTATATTGACCAGCATTATTTTGACATAAGGAAACTATGGATAATGGATGGTCGTTATATTATTTCAAGTCAGAttcttttattaatttttgaacgaatcaaatcaatttttgtCAAACAATTGACCTTCTAtgcaacaaaaaagttgaactgtttatccagttttattttaaatattttcaaattaatattaccaaaaagccaaataaaatattttcagacaacttttttttttaattttaaattcaaagtaactgcacttttcaaatttgcacttgtGACAAGAGAGCACTACCACGCCAGCACTACCAGCACTACCACGCCGCCGGGTAAGCACTGCACTGCAACTGATTGGGTGTGTTCAATgtggaaaacaacaacaacaacaatcgcgCGGCAGTTGTTGGCGGCTTCTTCTGATAAGAAATCCACCTGACGACGGCTACTCCAGTGTGACGTGGCCACCACACAAACCGGACACGGTTTACAGGTGCTTGGGTTTTctggcttttttttttctcttttttggtCGTTTAGTAAATTGAATAAAAGCTGgcccaaaaaaataatgttttttttttagaattctaTAGAATCTCAGAATAAAATTTCAGTCTTGTGCTTTTATTGCAGCAATACTTTAATTTGGAACGTCAAAATTCAATAACATAACATAGTAAAGATTAGATAAGTACAGAATTGGGGCTATCGATTCACAGCATGACTCAAAGGTGAGCTTGGCGAACTGGAAAAGAAAGTTATTCTTATCACACGTCTAGGTTTCGTTACGTGAATCATTTTGATGTTCcttgaacatttcaaaaagaaacACCAACTTTGTGACATTTTAAACAATTCCTCTGGAAGTCACTGCAAGCTAAAGTGTTTTCTAAACAAGACACACTCCTTTGACAATCTCAGCATCACTTTTCAATTCCGAGAATTGCTTTCTTCAATTCCCCACGAGCAAAAGAAGACGAAAAAGCACAAGTTGTGATTCGCaatcaattgaatatttatGTACAATCTTTTTCGACACTTTGCTGCGGCAGCATTCCCTTCTTTTAAAGGCCTTAAAGATACTGAAGCCAGCATTTTTGGCAAGTTTgtaagtaaaaagtaaatctttcccagttcctgaggggaacacccttgaagagtatcggggccggcatttacaaagcggattcagtggaaatttcattctcaacttaatgttaacatgttaaggttaatgttaacattccataggtcgcctccctaaggtgtcgtgataaggtccagtttgtgacgatacactactttccctttactaagcaatcgattccagaagggaaaagatcaccagttgtgttggtccgagccgggatttgaaccccgatctaccgcttacgaagcggaagcgttaccactgggctacgtggctcggactGGCAAGTTTGgagtttagtttattttttaaatatttgtttgagaaattctttttatttgtttattcgtttttagttgatttttgaGTTTGTTTAACTCTTAATTGTTTTATGAAGTATTCTATTTCTAGGTTAGGATCATAAATCTTTGGAGTTTAGTCACTAAATTTAACCCTTTATTCTCCCTTCCTCCTTCCAGACGCCAACTCGTTTCACCAGACGTCCAAGTGGATCGATGACGTCCGGACGGAGCGCGGCAGCGACGTGATCATCATGCTCGTCGGCAACAAGACGGACCTCTCGGACAAGCGCCAGGTGTCGACGGAGGAGGGCGAGCGGAAAGCGAAGGAGCTCAACGTGATGTTCATCGAGACGAGTGCGAAGGCGGGCTACAATGTGAAACAGGTACTTGAAGGGGCGGGCAGTAAAATAGAGTGAAAAATTGCGACTCCAGACGGGCGGGGGAGTTGGTCATTGTAACAAGGTTCTTGAAAGCAACACGATTCGTTTCAGACTCGGACAAAAACCGAGCCGAAAGCTCGACATGCAAACGACACTCGGAGAGTGCTAATTGATTCATGCTACGATTTGTGTTCCCTTTCTGGTTGCCAATTTGTaccttttgcttttgtttttccTTTCCAGCTTTTCCGACGAGTGGCCGCCGCCCTGCCCGGCATGGACTCGACCGAGAACAAACCCCCAGAAGACAGTATCCTTTTGTTGGCATGGCCAAAAATAAACCCCCTGCTCGAAACGATGAGCGGCAATGTTTGCCATGTGTTTAAGGGTTGCAGGTTTGCAGGTTTACAGCTTCGGGTTGGTTCAGCATGAGTGGGTCTTATGAATGTTGGAAGCTAACTTCTCGTCATGactttaatacaatttttaatgatcgttttgatttaaaaaaatattgtctgaaaaatctattttcgtAAACGTTATTCGTAATatgtttagaaaattaaaaaatcaagtgcATAATCTTGTCATACTTTTTAACTGTGTTTTGCCAAATGTTATGGTCAAACCATGCCTTTGAATATTAACAAACAATCATAAAATCTCTACTGACACTGCTATAAGTAAAGCAAGCTTTCTTGATGCAAGTTAGTATGTTCTCCAACTTGTCACACAAAACCGTCCCAGAATGAAATCTTTCTATTCCCTTTTCCTTGTAATGTTTCTAACAAAATTCACTTCAAGTACTTTGGAAGAACCCCTGAATGCGTGCAACGGCCGGATTATCGGAGGCTACCAAGCGGACATCTCGCAGATTCCGTTCCAGGTGGCACTGAATTTAAATCGTGGTCCCAGCTGTGGAGGATCGTTGATATCCAGTCGCTGGGTTCTTACGGCAGCCCATTGCGTACAAAGAGTAAAGGATACGGATGAGCTTCAAGTGAGGATCAACTCCACGTACGGGTTGGCACATGGCCGCGTAGTTGACATTGAATCATTTGTAATGCATCCAAAGTACAACCCATTATCGATTGACTATGATTTTGCACTTTTGGAGCTTGAGGAGGAGATCGAACTGAGTGAGGAGTTTTACGCCGTGGACTTGCCCGAGCAGGACGAACCGATCGAGGACGGAACGTGTCTGCAGGTTTCCGGCTGGGGTAAAACGGAGGACGAAGATTTCGGTTCAGAAGATTTACGGCTAATAAATATTCCAATTGTGAATTGGGAGAAGTGTCGCAAAAAGTTCAGGAAAATTAACTATCTGACCAAACAGATGATCTGTGCTGGAAGCGAACATATTTCGGCTTGCCACGGAGATTCCGGAGGTCCACTGGTGGATGGCAGGAAGTTGGTCGGAGTAGCTTCATGGGCTTACCCATACGTATGTGTTGGATACCCTGTTGTTTTCGCCAAGGTCTCATCCGTTCGAAGCTGGATTAAGTTCGTTAGTGATGTTTAATACCCAAGTTACAATTAGTCCAATAAAGCAAACTCAAATTTCCAGTCCCATACATTTGCTCCAACCCCTCAATTCGAACTCCATTCGAGAGGAATTATGCTAAACCGAATCGAATTACAAAACCTTTCAATCCGCAAACATGAGCTGGTAGAAATCCTCCACCTTTCTTCCGGTTCTGCTTACGTTGTTCAAGATAAGATGGGATTCAGCACCGCCGCCACAGAAAAAATCCTTCCAAATAACCGACCATTGGTGCTGTCATTTATCCTTGCAAAGCTTGAATGTAACGAAAATTTGGTTTAGTTAGACCTATTTTTTCAGTCGCCGATAGCTTCAAAACGATGGAtccgattttgtgtgttaaaaaaattgaaccttcttcatctttttgaaaaaaatattttcagaattttaaaatcagccCTCGCAtttaaaatttgctgaaatCTTATTATTTAGCCCATTTAAATTGTCAGTCCTTATTTTCATTgcacttttgtatggacaacactcaaatttgtatggagacttgtaagaAGAAACTTATGGAtaacatagcatagcatagcattggtgtctacccgtagttgctactctgttattgaccaggacctccaagaattgctccgtggaccacagatgaagagtagcaaccaatcatcaccacttcgcaactttcaaatgtccctatcatagAAGAAACCTGTGGCAAAATAGCACGATTCGTTCGGATACATTTCATACATGAAGAGTGTCAACATTAAATGGAGTTTTACGGTGTTTGTTAACAatctttgtgtttttcatagtaaattttcattttttttttacataaacatCTTATCTTCTGAAAATGGAGCCATCGGCTAATCGAgtctgaaataaattaaaatcacatAATATCGTTTCTGAAAACttaattctttaaattacttatgaaaagcaaaaattattgtttttaatgttaatacgttattcacaaaaaaactatgtttgaaataaagttttccttcaaaaacggcgaattaaaaaatgttcaattttgaaTCCTTAGTTGATAAActgataaggctggtacaaattttatttaaagtttttatttaaaaaaaacttaaaaatttcaatggaaatttaagtgcaatcagctggaaTCAATTGAATATGCATTCCCCtttttttagaatcattttgagtatgattaagttaatttaaaagtattgaatttttgaaaattttcgatatttagtacagtcatcccacatattcggaacacttttatgataatttgtcaatagcatgccaaatacatcgttatttggacattcttttgctatttcaatagtaaaagtagtactttttgaccAAAAAACTGCACCTcaagattttttcattcagagcagcaaaacactgcctccaaattgcctgttcaataattgtgggatgttattgtgcctcccaaaattgtggaacacctgaatttaactgatattttaacaaagaaagttatcagaccattcgtAAAACATAACCaagcttgagtttcgttggtttcagtgcgtgtagtcattattttgtaaaaatatggagagaaccaaagtttgtttacatcgttaagaaaaaagtgttccgaatttgtggatttcaagggtcaaagtttttcttctgttttcgtcaaaaaatttgtttttaaattatttttttaatttattaaattataaaattataaaattatttaattattaaattattaaattattaaattattaaattgttaaattattaaattattaaattattaaattattaaattattaaattattaaattattaaattattaaattattaaattattaaattattaaattattaaataattaaattattaaattattaaattattaaattattaaattattaaattattaaataattaaattattaaattattaaattattaaattattaaattattaaattattaaattattaaattattaaattattaaattattaaattattaaattattaaattattaaattgttgaattattaaattattaaattattaaattattaaattattaaattattaaattattaaattattaaatattaaattattaaattatttaaaattatcaaattattaaattattaaattattaaattattaaattattaaattattaaattattaaattattaaattattaaattattaaattattaaattattaaattattaaattattaaattattaaattattaaattattaaattattaaattattaaattattaaattattaaattattaaattattaaattattaaattattaaattattaaattattaaattattaaattattaaattattaaattattaaattattaaattattaaattattaaattattatattattaaattattaaattattaaattattaaattattaaattattaaattattaaattattaaattgttaaattattaaattattaaatgattactttattaaattataaaattataaaattatttaatgtttaaattattaaattataaagtccttaaatttttataattacaatttttaaacaacattccttaaagaaaatatcatttgtgGGTCCATGGAACGagctttcatacaaaaattctgTCAAGAAAGACAGcgaaaatagtgtttaaaatatttttttaaagcaaatttaaaactttttgcttGTACAAAAATTATTGTCGATAATATCGTGGATTCAAAACGATGAAAGTATCAACAAATCATTATCGTTAAttgctgggtgctgaaaagacagaatgcgtaacgtgattttcgaatgctccctaCTGCTCCCCGCTACTACAACTGCACTaagcactacagctgtaaacataaacaaagtagaaggctatgttcaagctcaagcgtgaaatattttttttgcaattccgtcatgaaactacttacttttcctgtcattcttgaacgacgaaatagcctacttttctgtaccaaaaataacagaatcgaatagcaacacttttcaaaataaatgctgaaaagttctacttttcaacactgaaatgggtgctgaaaagttgaacttttcagcacttgattcgaaaagtaacacttttcaacattttttttatttaaacgatttattgacaaaatacatgaaaattcgacttaaaatttcactcgatgggtgtttttcgaaattgcaaaaaatgttgtatggaactcgttgcaaaacttgattttttcagcactcgtcgtatttatccaactcggtaaacctcgttggataaatgtacgactcgtgctgaaaaaatcctctttttgcaacttgttgcataaactactattgctgctgaagtgaattgttattaaacattttggatctgttgatgttgatgttttcgcacttttttcttcgtagactaaacgagGGACGGCCAAAAGaggcttttttttgttttccacgtgatgaaaaattgtgtcaaaagtgggtgaaatttcgtgaatcagaagagcaaccgaatggaagttccgagattatgtatctttgatgtgcagtgataatatcggagtgagatcatccaatattatttggcaggtaCTATTCATAgctattgataattcgtcgctaaaattaaaaaaaagcgtcataaacctaggttttgcgtgagacatagcgattttgaaatgttagcgacgaattatgccaatctcgatttcaaccctcttattaagagagcaattctctaccaaaaccggaaatggattttatttgtatttttttatttggctcaaactttgtgggggccttccctatgacaaaagaagccattttgcatcattagtttgtccatataaatttccatacaaatttggcagctgttcatacaaaaatggtacgtaaatattcgaaaatctgtaacttttgaaggaattttttgatcaatttggtgtcttcggcaaagttgtaggtattgttaaggactatttagaaaaaaataggtacacggaaaaaaaaatttcccgatttttttattaacttttttttcacaaaaactcaaattcccaaaatacgtattttttgattttcgagattttttgatatgttttaggggacaaaaatccgcaacttttgagctatagagaaacatggtcaaaaaatctgccgctgagttatgattttttgaaaaactggtgatttttggaaaaaatcgaaatttcatacataaaatttttttgacctcatttttttatgcaaaattgaatttgcaatcgaaaattactttacagattttttgataaagggctccgttttcaagatatagccaccgaaagtttgatttcagcgaaatatttgcagtttttcgatttttaaaaatagtgaccatgagtgaccatctctaaaaatattttttttgaaaagttcagaaaatttgctataaaattgtctaagggacatcgaagattggacctctggttgttgagatacagcggcttaaagaaaaagaaacacgaaaattgaagttttctaagtcttacccaaacagcccacgattttctaatgacgatatctcagcaattaatggttcaattttcaatgttaatacatgaaacattcgtaaaattttccgatcttttcgaaaaaaatattttgaaaatttttaaatcaagactaacatttcaaatgggcataatattcaatgtttggcccttttaaaatgttagtcttgatttaatttttttcaaaatatttttttcgaaaagatcggaaaatttcacgaatgtttcatgtattaacattgaaaattgaaccattagttgctgagatatcgtcattagaaaatcgtgggctgtttgggtgagacttagaaaacttcaattttcgtgtttctttttctttaagccgctgtatctcaacaaccagaggtccaatcttcgatgtcctttagacaattttatagcaaattttctgaacttttcaaaaaaaaatatttttagagatggtcactcatggtcactatttttaaaaatcgaaaaactgcaaatatttcgctgaaatcaaactttcggtggctatatcttgaaaacggggccctttatcaaaaaatctgtaaagtaattttcgattgcaaattcaattttgcataaaaaaatgaggtcaaaaaaattttatgtatgaaatttcgattttttccaaaaatcaccagtttttcaaaaaatcataactcggcggcagattttttgaccatgtttctctatagctcaaaagttgcggatttttgtcccctaaaacatatcaaaaaatctcgaaaatcaaaaaatacgtattttgggaatttgagtttttgtgaaaaaaaagttaataaaaaaatcgggaaatttttttttccgtgtacctatttttttctaaatagtccttaacaatacttacaactttgccgaagacaccaaattgatcaaaaaattccttcaaaagttacagatttacgaatatttacgtacaatttttgtatgaacagctgccaaatttgtatggaaatttatatggacaaactaatgatgaaaaatggcttctttggtcatagggaaggcccccacaaagtttgagccaaatcaaaaaatacaaaaaataaaaatggtcgaaatcggccggttttgtagagaattgctcaagatgttttgacttcgaatacctcaatagctcgacgccatcgacttttttttattcctgacaaaataaaatatagatcgatcacaatacttgccacttcttggtatcattatgcgaacagtaaattggttccgctttgacagttctaatttgaggccgctttgctgaccactattctgcacccaggttaATTGTATGGAAACCTGTATGAAGAAACTAACAACTTCTTTTGCCGTAGAAAAATtcgttttgaaaatcgtgaaaatttagTGTAATTCTAACGAATTACTCTTCGTTATTACtgtgtaaatattttattttatttctttatttctgcTTGTCAAATCAATTCCATTCATAACCTTTGCGAAACATCCTGCACCTGCAAAAAACCACCCTCCTCCAATTCGTCATCAAATTATCATTTTCCTGCTTTTCCTTTTCAGTTTACCACACacaattgaacaaaaataacaaaaagaaaaaaaactcacacacATCCTCACCACAAAACTTTTCCGTTCCGTTTTCCGGCGTTTCATTTTGTGTTTGCTTTTATTTTCCTtaactttttcatttataatttcCTGCTCAACCAGTGCAAGAAGTTGTGCTCAAGGACTCGCCAAACGAAACGAAAGACCCGGAAGGTGGTTGCGCGTGCTAGAAccaccacgacgacgacgagcaggAGTTGCAGGAGGATCCATTCCATCAAGATCAATA harbors:
- the LOC120415210 gene encoding trypsin 5G1-like, with product MKSFYSLFLVMFLTKFTSSTLEEPLNACNGRIIGGYQADISQIPFQVALNLNRGPSCGGSLISSRWVLTAAHCVQRVKDTDELQVRINSTYGLAHGRVVDIESFVMHPKYNPLSIDYDFALLELEEEIELSEEFYAVDLPEQDEPIEDGTCLQVSGWGKTEDEDFGSEDLRLINIPIVNWEKCRKKFRKINYLTKQMICAGSEHISACHGDSGGPLVDGRKLVGVASWAYPYVCVGYPVVFAKVSSVRSWIKFVSDV
- the LOC120415213 gene encoding ras-related protein Rab6 isoform X2, translated to MSSSGDFGNPLRKFKLVFLGEQSVGKTSLITRFMYDSFDNTYQATIGIDFLSKTMYLEDRTVRLQLWDTAGQERFRSLIPSYIRDSTVAVVVYDITNANSFHQTSKWIDDVRTERGSDVIIMLVGNKTDLSDKRQVSTEEGERKAKELNVMFIETSAKAGYNVKQLFRRVAAALPGMDSTENKPPEDMQEVVLKDSPNETKDPEGGCAC